A part of Thiohalorhabdus sp. Cl-TMA genomic DNA contains:
- a CDS encoding form I ribulose bisphosphate carboxylase large subunit: protein MGKKFEAGVKEYRETYWEPDYPIKESDVLACFKVTPQPGVPREEAAAAVAAESSTGTWTTVWTDLLTDLDYYKGRAYKVEDVPGDDEAFYAFIAYPIDLFEEGSVVNVFTSLVGNVFGFKAIRTLRLEDVRFPLAFVKTCGGPPNGIQVERDMMNKYGRPMLGCTLKPKLGLSAKNYGRAAYECLRGGLDFTKDDENINSQPFMRWRDRFGYIAEAIHKAQEETGERKGHYCNVTAPTPEEMYKRAERAKELDMPIIMHDFLTGGFTANTGIADWCRENGMLLHIHRAMHAVIDRHPKHGIHFRVLAKALRLSGGDHLHSGTVVGKLEGDREATLGWIDIMRDSFIEEDRSRGLFFDQDFGSMPGVLPVASGGIHVWHMPALVSIFGDDSVLQFGGGTLGHPWGNAAGAAANRVALEACVKARNEGRELEKEAKDVLTEASKNSPELKAAMETWQEIKFEYDTVDKLDAQHK from the coding sequence ATGGGCAAGAAGTTCGAGGCCGGGGTAAAGGAGTACCGGGAAACCTATTGGGAACCGGACTACCCCATCAAGGAAAGCGACGTTCTCGCCTGCTTCAAGGTGACCCCCCAGCCCGGCGTGCCGCGTGAAGAGGCCGCCGCGGCCGTGGCGGCCGAGTCCTCCACCGGGACCTGGACCACCGTCTGGACCGACCTGCTCACCGACCTGGACTACTACAAGGGCCGGGCCTACAAGGTCGAGGACGTCCCCGGCGACGACGAGGCTTTCTACGCCTTCATCGCCTACCCCATCGACCTGTTCGAGGAAGGCTCGGTGGTAAACGTGTTCACCTCCCTGGTGGGCAACGTGTTCGGCTTCAAGGCCATCCGCACCCTGCGCCTGGAAGACGTGCGCTTCCCGCTGGCCTTCGTGAAGACCTGCGGCGGCCCGCCGAACGGCATCCAGGTCGAGCGGGACATGATGAACAAGTACGGCCGGCCCATGCTGGGCTGCACCCTCAAGCCCAAGCTCGGCCTGTCGGCGAAGAACTACGGCCGCGCCGCCTACGAGTGCCTGCGCGGCGGCCTGGACTTCACCAAGGACGACGAGAACATCAACAGCCAGCCCTTCATGCGCTGGCGGGATCGCTTCGGCTACATCGCCGAGGCCATCCACAAGGCCCAGGAAGAGACCGGCGAGCGCAAGGGCCACTACTGCAACGTGACCGCGCCCACCCCGGAAGAGATGTACAAGCGTGCCGAGCGCGCCAAAGAGCTCGACATGCCGATCATCATGCACGACTTCCTGACCGGCGGCTTTACCGCCAACACCGGCATCGCCGACTGGTGCCGCGAGAACGGCATGCTGCTGCACATCCACCGCGCCATGCACGCCGTGATCGACCGCCACCCCAAGCACGGCATCCACTTCCGCGTGCTCGCCAAGGCCCTGCGCCTGTCCGGCGGTGACCACCTGCACAGCGGCACCGTGGTCGGCAAGCTCGAGGGCGACCGCGAGGCCACCCTGGGCTGGATCGACATCATGCGCGATTCCTTCATCGAGGAAGACCGCAGCCGCGGCCTCTTCTTCGACCAGGACTTCGGCTCCATGCCGGGCGTCCTGCCGGTGGCCTCCGGCGGCATTCACGTGTGGCACATGCCCGCCCTGGTTTCCATCTTCGGCGACGACTCCGTGCTGCAGTTCGGCGGCGGCACCCTGGGCCACCCCTGGGGCAACGCGGCCGGTGCCGCGGCCAACCGCGTGGCCCTCGAGGCCTGCGTCAAGGCCCGCAACGAGGGCCGGGAGCTGGAGAAGGAAGCCAAGGACGTCCTTACCGAGGCCTCCAAGAACAGCCCCGAGCTCAAGGCCGCCATGGAGACCTGGCAGGAGATCAAGTTCGAGTACGACACCGTCGACAAGCTGGACGCCCAGCACAAGTAA
- a CDS encoding ribulose bisphosphate carboxylase small subunit, with protein MSEIQNYNSKVTDPASRKMETFSYLPQLTDEEIRTQVQYVVDQGWQPAIEHTEPERANDDYWYMWKLPMFGETDVDAILGEAKKAHEAYPEHHVKVIGYDPFAQTQGTAFVVYRGPMK; from the coding sequence ATGTCCGAGATTCAGAACTACAACTCCAAGGTCACCGACCCGGCCAGCCGCAAGATGGAGACCTTCTCCTACCTGCCCCAGCTGACCGACGAGGAGATCCGCACGCAGGTGCAGTACGTCGTCGACCAGGGCTGGCAGCCGGCCATCGAGCACACCGAGCCGGAGCGCGCCAACGACGACTACTGGTACATGTGGAAGCTGCCCATGTTCGGCGAGACCGACGTGGACGCCATCCTGGGCGAGGCCAAGAAGGCCCACGAGGCCTATCCGGAGCACCACGTGAAGGTGATCGGCTACGATCCTTTCGCGCAGACCCAGGGAACGGCCTTCGTGGTCTACCGCGGCCCCATGAAGTAG
- a CDS encoding CbbQ/NirQ/NorQ/GpvN family protein: MNDTTRYEIDAEQYKITEEPYYRPVGEEMDLYEAAYSARMPVMLKGPTGCGKSRFVEHMAYKLGRPLVTVACNEDMTASDLVGRYLLDADGTRWHDGPLTVAARIGAICYLDEVVEARTDTTVMIHPLTDHRRTLPLEKKGEVVEAHPDFQLVISYNPGYQSLMKDLKQSTKQRFGAMDFDYPDPEVEAEVIAHETGVDKDSAQKLVSIAERSRNLKGHGLDEGMSTRLLVYAAQLIAKGVDPVNACRMALVRPITDDADMRDTLDAAVTTYF, translated from the coding sequence ATGAACGATACGACGCGCTACGAGATCGACGCCGAACAGTACAAGATTACCGAAGAGCCCTATTACCGCCCGGTGGGCGAGGAGATGGACCTCTACGAGGCCGCCTACAGCGCCCGCATGCCGGTGATGCTCAAGGGCCCCACGGGCTGCGGCAAGTCCCGCTTCGTGGAGCACATGGCCTACAAGCTGGGACGACCGCTGGTAACCGTGGCCTGTAACGAGGACATGACCGCCTCCGACCTGGTGGGCCGCTATCTCCTCGATGCCGACGGCACCCGCTGGCACGACGGCCCGCTCACGGTGGCCGCCCGCATCGGCGCCATCTGCTACCTGGACGAGGTGGTGGAGGCCCGCACCGACACCACGGTGATGATCCACCCGCTCACCGACCACCGGCGGACCCTGCCGCTGGAGAAGAAGGGCGAGGTGGTGGAGGCCCATCCGGACTTCCAGCTGGTGATCTCCTACAACCCGGGCTACCAGAGCCTCATGAAGGACCTCAAGCAGTCCACCAAGCAGCGCTTCGGCGCCATGGACTTCGACTACCCGGACCCTGAAGTGGAGGCCGAGGTGATCGCCCACGAGACCGGGGTGGACAAGGATTCGGCGCAAAAGCTGGTCTCCATCGCCGAGCGCTCCCGCAACCTCAAGGGCCACGGCCTCGACGAGGGCATGTCCACCCGCCTGCTGGTGTACGCCGCCCAGCTCATCGCCAAGGGCGTGGACCCGGTGAACGCCTGCCGGATGGCCCTGGTGCGGCCCATCACCGACGATGCCGACATGCGGGACACCCTCGACGCCGCGGTTACGACTTACTTCTAG
- a CDS encoding nitric oxide reductase activation protein NorD, protein MTTVHLDEYQELLEAEDGHIRDTLEASYHEAAQVMSPGGLRTYLEGAKALKNLGRGTELVETYLQEAPAVAKEVGEDIIPRAVEEAMKLSSMVSGQVISLLFATLPVAARRLGDAELLGDYLQLIHRLSSRAPRGLRPMLEHLDVLLGKLTLGGLRRWANWGAEAYGRDFQGQQQYFSLESSDSQAVLQQERRGMLFVDQQRRLNFYLRALWGRDFFMRPTSGDFETREGYRPYIDEQVIHLPDAYDAVNGVPGNMVYRAAATHAAAHVVYTPIRLSPQELTTSQRFFIGLAEDARVEHRAATEFPGLHELWLPFAEADVEDDSVTGVVKRAIRALMDPEFDPRDEDVAAVVADFRERMERNPNHMELGWEVGLELHKRLFKRFTPPSTSVLEELLPFYRDDNQWCWEFATEGSDEGAAKGYESPDHQERRVVNVMEMVNELDVPTAGDDAEEILILETEFFRDSEYTSINEQEGREQISRPFHYQEWDYQIQLHRPDWVTVLERKPAVGDPETLDAILEEHKGLASHIRYLIDGLQPEGLVRKKRQEEGHDIDLDAAIEAMVDLRMGVSPDNRVNLRMERHTRDLAVLVLLDLSESTNETLEGTDRPVIELTREATALLSWAIDGIGDPFAVHGFSSDGRHDVQYQRFKDFFEPYDDEVKSRMAGMKGSYSTRMGGALRHAAANLSHMPQSKKLVLMVSDGEPADIDERDPQYLRFDTKKAVEELAAQGIFTYNLTLDSQADDYVGKIFGPGGYTVLDNVERLPERLPDLFAGLTT, encoded by the coding sequence ATGACCACCGTACATCTTGATGAATACCAGGAGCTTCTGGAGGCCGAGGACGGCCACATCCGGGATACCCTGGAGGCGAGCTACCACGAAGCCGCGCAGGTCATGTCGCCGGGGGGACTGCGGACCTACCTGGAGGGCGCGAAGGCCCTGAAGAACCTGGGCCGCGGCACCGAGCTGGTGGAGACCTACCTCCAGGAGGCGCCTGCGGTGGCCAAGGAGGTGGGCGAGGACATCATTCCGCGCGCGGTGGAGGAGGCCATGAAGCTCTCCTCCATGGTCTCCGGCCAGGTGATCTCCCTGCTGTTCGCCACCCTGCCGGTTGCCGCCCGCCGCCTGGGCGACGCCGAGCTGCTGGGCGACTACCTCCAGCTCATCCACCGACTGTCCAGCAGGGCGCCCCGCGGCCTGCGGCCCATGCTGGAGCACCTGGACGTGCTGCTCGGCAAGCTGACCCTCGGCGGCCTGCGCCGCTGGGCGAACTGGGGCGCGGAGGCTTACGGCCGCGACTTCCAGGGCCAGCAGCAGTATTTCAGCCTGGAATCCTCGGACTCCCAGGCGGTTCTGCAGCAGGAGCGCCGCGGCATGCTGTTCGTGGACCAGCAGCGGCGGCTGAACTTTTACCTGCGGGCGCTGTGGGGGCGCGACTTCTTCATGCGCCCCACCTCCGGGGACTTCGAGACCCGGGAGGGCTACCGGCCCTACATCGACGAGCAGGTGATCCACCTTCCGGACGCCTACGACGCCGTCAACGGCGTACCGGGAAACATGGTCTACCGCGCGGCGGCCACGCACGCGGCGGCGCACGTGGTCTACACCCCGATCCGCCTTTCGCCGCAGGAGCTCACCACCTCCCAGCGCTTCTTCATCGGCCTCGCCGAGGATGCCCGGGTGGAGCACCGGGCCGCCACGGAGTTCCCGGGCCTGCACGAGCTGTGGCTGCCCTTCGCCGAGGCGGACGTGGAAGACGATTCGGTGACCGGCGTCGTCAAACGGGCCATCCGGGCCCTCATGGACCCGGAGTTCGATCCCCGGGACGAGGACGTGGCCGCCGTGGTGGCGGACTTCCGCGAACGCATGGAACGCAATCCCAACCATATGGAGCTGGGCTGGGAGGTGGGCCTTGAGCTGCACAAGCGACTGTTCAAGCGCTTCACGCCACCGTCCACCAGTGTCCTGGAGGAGCTGCTACCCTTCTACCGCGACGATAACCAGTGGTGCTGGGAATTCGCCACGGAAGGCTCCGACGAGGGCGCGGCCAAGGGCTACGAGTCCCCCGACCACCAGGAGCGCCGCGTGGTCAACGTCATGGAGATGGTCAACGAGCTGGACGTGCCGACCGCAGGCGACGATGCCGAGGAGATCCTGATCCTGGAGACGGAGTTCTTCCGGGACAGCGAGTACACCAGCATCAACGAGCAGGAGGGCCGGGAACAGATCAGCCGTCCCTTCCACTACCAGGAGTGGGACTACCAGATCCAGCTCCACCGTCCGGACTGGGTCACCGTCCTGGAGCGCAAGCCCGCCGTGGGGGACCCGGAGACCCTCGACGCCATCCTGGAGGAGCACAAGGGGCTGGCCAGTCATATCCGCTACCTGATCGACGGCCTGCAGCCCGAGGGCTTGGTGCGCAAGAAGCGCCAGGAGGAGGGCCACGACATCGACCTGGACGCGGCCATCGAGGCCATGGTGGATCTGCGCATGGGTGTGTCACCGGACAATCGGGTGAACCTGCGCATGGAGCGTCATACCCGGGATCTGGCCGTGCTGGTGCTGCTCGACCTGTCGGAGTCCACCAACGAGACCCTCGAGGGCACGGACCGACCGGTTATCGAGCTGACCCGGGAGGCAACCGCCCTGCTGTCCTGGGCCATCGACGGCATCGGCGACCCCTTCGCCGTGCACGGCTTCTCCTCCGATGGACGGCACGATGTGCAGTACCAGCGCTTCAAGGACTTCTTCGAGCCCTATGACGACGAGGTGAAGTCCCGGATGGCCGGCATGAAGGGAAGCTACTCCACCCGCATGGGCGGCGCCCTGCGCCACGCGGCGGCCAATCTGAGCCACATGCCCCAGTCGAAGAAGCTGGTGCTCATGGTCAGCGACGGCGAGCCCGCCGACATCGACGAGCGGGACCCGCAGTACCTGCGCTTCGATACCAAGAAGGCGGTGGAGGAGCTGGCCGCGCAGGGGATCTTCACCTACAACCTGACCCTGGACAGCCAGGCGGACGACTATGTGGGCAAGATCTTCGGACCCGGCGGCTACACCGTGCTGGACAACGTGGAGCGCCTTCCGGAGCGCCTGCCGGACCTGTTCGCCGGTCTTACCACCTGA
- a CDS encoding YbcC family protein yields the protein MTIQDAQLMSGTEANIDRAVDAVCDRIPPFWPLDAMVATNPYLGFVDWEFDEAAEYQLRVVGRPLTMDRRWLARQLDNGRITDADLAEAGARMGSDLEPSDVRAAAAGPAPPAARFLLYSDLLDERYRPRYSRYVIQQISSFCAAYYDLGQAQWPMPRFGDSLYEAWLAYTRIDQTPGEMEIRTAGSLEKLPEAPRDAIRFVLERFGVPADRVEDFLYLALTRVRGWASYLRHLRWEAELAGERNDDIVGLLAIRMAWEFILVDTCDRPARTYLWLRSLHCLPRELRSDQARALEVDCLLQRALEIGYQRRLVAGLRESPSRPSEGPSQTERPLVQAAFCIDVRSEVFRRSLETVTSEVQTLGFAGFFGVMAEYQPLGAGQPRSHLPVLLPARYRVCEAAAGGDPEATESLLSRRRGALALSKAWKQFKLSSASCFSFVESAGLMYGPKLILDHLGLTRPVPDPEAKGLTREQAAELGPDVDGRARLGGDGSKDLSTGIPASDRPQVAAFILNAMGLTEGFGRLVLLAGHGSSTVNNPHRAGLDCGACGGQTGEASVRIACALLNDEAVRAALASEHGIEVPVDTWFLPALHDTTTDEVELLDTPHVPRELEGDLAHLRGLLERAGDLARSERLGLLQDRPPESAEGALKAVRRRGADWAQVRPEWGLARNAAFIAAPRWRTAHLSLEGRAFLHEYDWRRDDGFEVLNLIMTAPMVVANWINLQYYGSTVDPEHLSAGNKVLHNVVGGRLGVLEGNGGDLRIGLAKQSLHDGNDWVHEPLRLSVFLEAPREEMDRIIEANEMVHNLVSNEWLHLFQIEDDGTVWRRHPEGSWVSAPEGVGSAAALEA from the coding sequence ATGACGATTCAAGATGCGCAGCTCATGAGCGGGACCGAAGCGAACATCGACCGGGCGGTGGATGCCGTGTGTGACCGCATCCCGCCTTTCTGGCCGCTGGATGCCATGGTGGCCACCAACCCGTATCTCGGCTTCGTGGATTGGGAGTTCGATGAGGCCGCGGAATATCAGCTTCGGGTCGTGGGCCGGCCCCTGACCATGGACCGGCGGTGGCTGGCGCGGCAGCTCGACAACGGCCGTATCACCGACGCCGACCTGGCCGAGGCCGGCGCCCGCATGGGCAGCGACCTGGAGCCGTCGGACGTGCGTGCGGCGGCCGCTGGTCCAGCCCCGCCGGCGGCGCGTTTCCTTCTGTACTCGGACCTGCTGGATGAGCGCTACCGGCCGCGTTATTCGCGCTATGTAATCCAGCAGATCAGCTCCTTCTGCGCCGCCTATTACGATCTCGGCCAGGCGCAGTGGCCCATGCCCCGCTTCGGCGATTCGCTGTACGAGGCCTGGCTGGCGTACACCCGGATCGACCAGACCCCGGGGGAGATGGAGATCCGGACCGCAGGCTCCCTGGAGAAGCTGCCCGAGGCGCCGCGAGACGCCATACGGTTCGTCCTGGAGCGCTTCGGGGTTCCGGCCGATCGCGTCGAGGATTTCCTGTACTTGGCGCTGACCCGGGTGCGTGGCTGGGCCAGCTACCTCCGGCACCTACGCTGGGAGGCGGAGCTGGCCGGGGAGCGCAACGACGATATCGTCGGTCTGCTGGCGATTCGCATGGCCTGGGAGTTCATCCTGGTGGATACCTGCGATCGTCCTGCGCGGACCTATCTGTGGCTGCGCTCCCTACACTGCCTGCCCCGGGAGCTGCGTAGCGACCAGGCCCGGGCCCTGGAGGTGGACTGCCTGCTGCAGCGGGCCCTCGAGATCGGGTATCAGCGCCGGCTGGTGGCGGGACTGCGCGAAAGCCCATCACGGCCGTCGGAGGGCCCTTCCCAAACCGAGCGCCCCCTGGTCCAGGCTGCCTTCTGCATCGATGTGCGCTCCGAGGTCTTCCGCCGCTCCCTGGAAACGGTTACCAGCGAGGTGCAGACCCTGGGGTTCGCCGGGTTCTTCGGTGTGATGGCCGAGTACCAGCCCTTGGGCGCCGGCCAGCCCCGATCCCACCTGCCGGTGCTCTTGCCGGCGCGCTACCGGGTTTGCGAGGCCGCGGCCGGAGGGGACCCGGAGGCCACCGAGAGCCTCCTTAGCCGCCGCCGGGGGGCGCTGGCGCTGAGCAAGGCCTGGAAGCAGTTCAAGCTTTCCAGCGCGTCCTGCTTCTCGTTCGTGGAATCGGCGGGCCTGATGTACGGACCCAAGCTGATCCTGGATCACCTGGGACTGACCCGGCCGGTACCCGATCCCGAGGCCAAGGGGCTGACCCGGGAGCAGGCCGCCGAGCTGGGCCCCGACGTGGACGGACGGGCCCGCCTCGGCGGCGACGGGAGCAAGGACTTGAGCACCGGGATCCCGGCCTCGGACCGGCCGCAGGTGGCGGCCTTCATTCTCAATGCCATGGGGCTGACCGAAGGGTTCGGGCGTCTCGTCCTGCTCGCCGGTCACGGCAGCTCCACCGTCAACAACCCCCACCGGGCGGGCCTGGACTGCGGCGCCTGCGGGGGGCAGACCGGAGAGGCTAGCGTGCGCATTGCGTGCGCTCTGCTGAATGACGAGGCGGTGCGTGCCGCCCTGGCTTCGGAGCACGGCATCGAGGTGCCCGTGGACACCTGGTTCCTGCCGGCGCTGCACGACACCACCACCGACGAGGTGGAGCTGCTGGATACCCCCCACGTGCCGAGGGAGCTGGAAGGGGATCTGGCGCATCTGCGCGGGCTGCTGGAGCGGGCCGGCGACTTGGCCCGCAGCGAGCGGCTGGGGCTGCTCCAGGACCGTCCGCCCGAATCCGCCGAGGGGGCGCTCAAGGCGGTCCGCCGACGCGGCGCCGATTGGGCCCAGGTGCGCCCCGAGTGGGGCCTGGCGCGCAACGCCGCCTTCATTGCCGCGCCCCGCTGGCGCACAGCACACCTGAGCCTGGAGGGGCGGGCCTTCCTGCACGAGTACGACTGGCGGAGGGATGACGGCTTCGAGGTGCTCAACCTGATCATGACGGCCCCCATGGTGGTCGCCAACTGGATCAACCTGCAGTACTACGGCTCCACCGTGGACCCCGAGCACCTGAGCGCCGGCAACAAGGTCCTGCACAACGTGGTGGGTGGCCGCTTGGGCGTCCTCGAGGGCAACGGCGGGGACCTGCGCATCGGTCTGGCCAAGCAGTCCCTGCATGACGGCAACGACTGGGTGCACGAGCCGTTGCGACTGAGCGTCTTCCTGGAGGCCCCCCGGGAGGAGATGGACCGGATCATCGAGGCCAACGAAATGGTCCACAACCTGGTAAGCAACGAGTGGCTCCATCTGTTCCAGATCGAGGACGACGGAACCGTCTGGCGCCGCCATCCCGAGGGGAGCTGGGTCTCCGCCCCGGAGGGCGTGGGGTCCGCCGCGGCCCTGGAGGCGTAG
- a CDS encoding proton-conducting transporter membrane subunit, whose product MSSGIWLTQELLLLLAPLQMALLGLVPRRMANRGPLRMGRAVQMAASIALALWAVAVLTGLPAASGTGSLSDLVQADRVTLAILPLVALLLIIVAGFSLRYLAGEAEQGSFFRWLAWTASSFMLAVVAGNILLFMLAMLVTSTYLYRLLTFYHERIRAQMVAHKKLLFSRMADACLLSASVLLAFGLGTLSFDGIAAEVRAGTELPWQATLAAWLIVAYAILKSGQFPFHGWLLQVMEAPTPVSALLHAGIVYSGAIIVLRTHELLVVEGTALTVLVLVGLMTATIASLAMLTQTAIKSSLAWSTAGQLGFMLMELGLGLFVLGLLHLITHSLYKAHAFLSSGSIVDQLRAPAAPPKAKPGIPVWLVTVAGGAVVTFGMAALWGVTPAHEPALIALGTILTVAAAQLLAAAGARGVGIGFVVRLGGLMVLVSAAYFALHKVFATVFASALRPIPESASAAQYLLLALVAAVFLGLSFFQTVLIHAGDRPWLVRLYVHLYNGLYTDQPVERLVYRVWPARFRK is encoded by the coding sequence ATGAGCAGCGGTATATGGTTAACCCAGGAGCTATTGCTGCTCCTGGCTCCCCTGCAGATGGCTTTGCTGGGGCTCGTTCCCAGGCGCATGGCCAACCGTGGCCCCCTGCGTATGGGTCGGGCGGTGCAGATGGCGGCCTCCATCGCCCTGGCCCTTTGGGCGGTAGCGGTACTTACCGGACTCCCCGCTGCCAGCGGAACGGGGTCGCTGAGCGACTTGGTGCAGGCCGACCGGGTGACCCTAGCGATCCTGCCCCTGGTGGCCCTCCTGCTGATCATCGTGGCCGGCTTCAGCCTGCGCTACCTGGCCGGGGAAGCTGAGCAGGGCAGCTTTTTCCGGTGGCTGGCCTGGACCGCCAGCAGCTTCATGCTGGCGGTGGTGGCGGGCAATATCCTGCTTTTCATGCTCGCCATGCTGGTTACCAGCACCTACCTCTATCGGCTTCTGACCTTTTACCACGAGCGCATCCGGGCCCAGATGGTGGCCCACAAGAAGCTGCTGTTCAGCCGCATGGCGGACGCGTGCTTGCTGTCCGCTTCGGTGCTGCTCGCTTTCGGCCTGGGCACGCTGTCCTTCGATGGCATCGCCGCCGAGGTGCGCGCGGGCACCGAGCTGCCCTGGCAGGCCACGCTGGCGGCATGGCTGATCGTGGCGTACGCCATCCTCAAGAGCGGTCAGTTCCCCTTTCACGGCTGGCTCCTGCAGGTGATGGAGGCCCCCACGCCGGTCTCGGCACTACTGCACGCCGGTATCGTCTACAGCGGGGCCATTATCGTGCTGCGCACCCACGAGCTGCTGGTGGTCGAGGGCACCGCGCTCACCGTGCTGGTTCTGGTGGGGCTCATGACCGCGACCATCGCCTCGCTGGCCATGCTGACCCAGACCGCCATCAAGAGCTCGTTGGCCTGGTCCACCGCCGGCCAGCTGGGATTCATGCTCATGGAGCTGGGGCTTGGACTGTTCGTCCTCGGGCTTCTGCACCTGATAACCCACTCTCTTTACAAGGCCCATGCCTTCCTGTCCTCCGGGAGCATCGTCGACCAGTTGCGGGCCCCGGCCGCGCCGCCCAAGGCCAAACCCGGGATCCCGGTTTGGCTGGTCACGGTTGCCGGAGGCGCAGTGGTCACCTTCGGCATGGCGGCGCTGTGGGGAGTGACTCCGGCCCACGAGCCGGCCCTGATCGCCCTCGGCACCATCCTGACGGTGGCCGCCGCCCAGCTGCTGGCTGCCGCGGGGGCCCGGGGGGTCGGAATCGGTTTCGTGGTGCGCCTGGGCGGGCTGATGGTACTGGTTAGCGCGGCTTACTTCGCCCTGCACAAGGTGTTCGCGACGGTCTTCGCGAGCGCGCTGCGGCCCATCCCAGAGTCCGCCTCGGCGGCGCAATACCTGTTGCTGGCCCTGGTGGCTGCGGTTTTTCTGGGCCTGTCCTTCTTCCAGACGGTTCTGATCCACGCCGGAGATCGGCCCTGGCTGGTGCGGCTGTATGTCCACCTCTACAACGGCCTCTACACCGACCAGCCGGTGGAGCGACTGGTTTACCGGGTGTGGCCCGCCCGTTTCCGGAAGTGA
- a CDS encoding pterin-4-alpha-carbinolamine dehydratase, whose amino-acid sequence MTEHWSEIQRPPRLEARFDFPDYSTLRAFLDEAADLSEEKELFADMSFDRNSVRLKIHPPEGEEKLSEAERAYASGLEQLALDRLAIEG is encoded by the coding sequence ATGACCGAGCACTGGAGCGAAATCCAGCGGCCCCCCCGCCTGGAGGCCCGTTTCGATTTTCCGGACTACAGCACCCTGCGGGCCTTTCTGGACGAAGCCGCTGATTTGTCGGAGGAGAAAGAGCTCTTCGCGGATATGAGCTTCGACCGGAATTCGGTGCGTCTGAAGATCCACCCGCCGGAAGGCGAGGAGAAGCTGAGCGAGGCCGAGCGGGCGTATGCCTCCGGCCTGGAACAGCTGGCCCTGGACCGGTTGGCCATAGAGGGCTGA
- a CDS encoding ferritin-like domain-containing protein, producing the protein MSNSDTRVPGFLGRALSFELSAVQQYLTHARLAEGWGLTGAASRLRQEAQQETGHADRIVARMLALGMAPNASFLRPVVTGQDLMALLRANWRLEAEIVRLYEQAYNHCARSRDPDGLAFFGELLREEQEHARELEGWLNDLSEPNEARRPGSVVTGR; encoded by the coding sequence ATGAGTAACAGCGATACCCGCGTGCCAGGGTTCCTTGGACGTGCCTTGAGCTTCGAGCTGTCGGCGGTGCAGCAGTACCTGACTCATGCCCGCCTCGCGGAAGGCTGGGGGCTTACCGGGGCCGCCTCGCGTCTACGCCAGGAGGCCCAGCAAGAGACGGGGCATGCCGACCGCATCGTCGCGCGCATGCTTGCTCTGGGGATGGCCCCCAACGCTTCCTTCCTGCGCCCGGTTGTGACCGGCCAGGATCTCATGGCACTTCTGCGCGCCAATTGGCGGCTGGAAGCGGAGATCGTGCGCTTGTACGAGCAGGCCTACAACCATTGCGCCCGTTCCCGGGACCCGGATGGACTAGCCTTTTTCGGGGAGCTCCTGCGCGAGGAGCAGGAGCATGCCCGGGAGCTGGAAGGCTGGCTGAACGATCTTTCCGAGCCAAACGAGGCCCGGCGTCCCGGGTCCGTAGTAACAGGGAGGTGA
- a CDS encoding BMC domain-containing protein — MATEHYGIALGMIETRGLVPAIEAADAMTKASEVRLIGREFVGGGYVTVLVRGETGAVNAAVRAGADACERVGDGLVAAHIIARPHREVEPVLGQGGKALEQASADS, encoded by the coding sequence ATGGCAACCGAACATTACGGCATCGCCCTGGGCATGATCGAAACGCGGGGTTTGGTCCCGGCCATCGAGGCGGCTGATGCCATGACCAAGGCCTCCGAGGTCCGGCTGATCGGCCGCGAGTTCGTCGGCGGCGGCTACGTCACCGTGCTGGTGCGCGGCGAGACGGGTGCGGTCAACGCGGCGGTGCGCGCCGGCGCGGATGCCTGCGAGCGGGTCGGAGACGGCCTGGTGGCGGCCCACATCATCGCCCGTCCCCACCGTGAGGTGGAGCCGGTGCTGGGTCAGGGCGGCAAGGCCCTGGAGCAGGCTTCCGCCGACTCCTGA
- a CDS encoding BMC domain-containing protein: MASETYGIALGMIETRGLVPAIEAADAMTKASEVRLIGREFVGGGYVSVLVRGETGAVNAAVRAGADACERVGDGLVAAHIIARPHREVEPVLPAGGGQALEQG, translated from the coding sequence ATGGCGAGCGAAACCTACGGGATTGCGTTGGGCATGATCGAGACCCGCGGCCTGGTGCCGGCCATCGAGGCGGCCGACGCCATGACCAAGGCCTCCGAGGTCCGGCTGATCGGCCGCGAGTTTGTCGGCGGCGGCTACGTGAGCGTGCTGGTGCGCGGCGAGACGGGCGCGGTCAACGCGGCGGTGCGCGCCGGCGCGGATGCCTGCGAGCGGGTCGGAGACGGCCTGGTGGCGGCCCACATCATCGCCCGTCCCCACCGCGAGGTGGAGCCGGTGCTGCCCGCCGGCGGCGGCCAGGCCCTGGAGCAGGGTTAA